DNA from Euzebya rosea:
ACCGCGCCGAAGCTCCAGCGGGCACGGTCGCCGTCGAGGGGGGCACGGTTCGGGCCGACGGCAGTCCGCGGTGTGGCGGCAAGCCGGTCGACCAGGTCGGACGTGGCCGTGCGGACGGCCGGGGTGGTGGTGCGGGCGGGGTCGGTGCGACGGATCGCCTCGAGCAGGTCGTCGGTCATCGGGTTTCCTCCAGGGCGCGGGTGGACGCGGGGACGGCGAGCTCGGCCTCGAGCCGCCTTCGGGCACGATGCAGCCGCGTTCGGGCTGCGTCGGCGGACACACCGAGGACGACCGCGGCCTCCGCGGGGGACAGCTGCTCCCACGCGACGAGGTACAGCACCTCGCGGTCCCGTTCGGGCAGACGCTGCATGGCCTCCACGACCGGCCCGTCGACGACGGTGTGGCGGGGGGCGGTCGCGAGCGCCGGTTGGAGCTGCTCGGTCAGGCGCCCCAGGAGCCGTGTGCGTCGTCTGGAGCTGCGTCGGGTGTTGGCCAGCTGTCGTCTGGCCACGCCGAAGAGCCACAGTCGAGCCTCGTGCCCCGGAGGCACGTCGTCCAGTCGTCGCCAGGCGACGAGGAAGGTCTCGGCGATGACATCAGCGGCGTCGTCGGGCGACGCCGAACGACGCGTGACATAGGCCACGAGGTCGTCGGCGTGCGCGTCGTGCAGGGCGCGGAGTCGGTCGGTGTCGTCCATTCACCCCTCACATGTCCGGGAGTGAGGACAACGTGACACGTTCGACCGACGAGGTCGAACGTGTCGTGCGGAGGGCGGCCTCCGCGGCGGGCCGACGGCCCGGTCAGACGATCCGGCGGCCGGTGACGCGGTGGTGCAGGATCTCCAGCGTGTG
Protein-coding regions in this window:
- a CDS encoding RNA polymerase sigma factor is translated as MDDTDRLRALHDAHADDLVAYVTRRSASPDDAADVIAETFLVAWRRLDDVPPGHEARLWLFGVARRQLANTRRSSRRRTRLLGRLTEQLQPALATAPRHTVVDGPVVEAMQRLPERDREVLYLVAWEQLSPAEAAVVLGVSADAARTRLHRARRRLEAELAVPASTRALEETR